From Leptospira noumeaensis, one genomic window encodes:
- a CDS encoding DUF4262 domain-containing protein: protein MDNSEQKAYKDIKEHGCHILHILGDDENPPFSYSIGIQQTSNHPEIIITGMDIDDAHKIINEYNRLVKSGNTIIPDKLYDCFLENYSCSFKLVKEKYYKEYFGWARWLYNGNNFNALQLIYPNIDGIWPWDEKASSEFKWFIPTLYE, encoded by the coding sequence ATGGATAATTCGGAACAAAAAGCTTATAAAGATATTAAAGAGCATGGATGTCATATATTGCATATTTTAGGTGATGATGAAAACCCGCCCTTTAGCTACTCGATAGGCATTCAACAAACATCAAATCATCCAGAAATCATCATTACTGGAATGGATATAGATGATGCTCATAAAATTATAAATGAATATAATCGATTAGTAAAATCAGGAAATACAATTATCCCTGATAAATTATATGACTGCTTCTTAGAGAATTATTCTTGTTCTTTTAAATTGGTTAAAGAAAAATATTACAAAGAGTATTTTGGCTGGGCTCGGTGGTTATATAACGGAAATAATTTCAACGCACTTCAATTAATCTATCCAAATATAGATGGAATTTGGCCTTGGGACGAAAAAGCCTCCAGCGAATTCAAATGGTTTATCCCAACTTTATATGAATGA
- a CDS encoding T6SS immunity protein Tdi1 domain-containing protein, with translation MNEILEQINASWNWTGLNASSVLQTNDFGNIIIKDIKSKIWRICPEDLSCIIIAENSIDFERLNKTEDFSTDWEMKTLVEIANRKLGVLTHDRKYCLKIPSILGGTYTADNLGTISFLELISSSGYLALEIKDLPDGSEIKLIID, from the coding sequence ATGAATGAAATATTAGAACAAATCAATGCCAGTTGGAATTGGACTGGTCTCAATGCTTCCTCCGTTTTACAAACCAATGATTTTGGAAATATAATTATCAAAGATATAAAGAGTAAAATTTGGCGAATATGTCCAGAAGACTTAAGCTGTATAATTATTGCTGAGAATTCAATCGATTTTGAAAGACTAAATAAAACCGAAGATTTTTCAACTGATTGGGAGATGAAAACTTTAGTAGAAATAGCAAATAGGAAATTGGGAGTGTTAACACACGATAGAAAATATTGTTTAAAAATTCCAAGTATCCTAGGCGGAACATACACAGCTGATAATCTCGGAACAATTTCATTCCTTGAACTAATATCTTCTTCAGGATATTTAGCTTTGGAAATTAAAGATTTACCAGATGGAAGCGAAATCAAACTAATCATCGACTAA